A window from Caballeronia sp. Lep1P3 encodes these proteins:
- the hfq gene encoding RNA chaperone Hfq, which yields MPDTVPKPEHEFLNALRKEHKRVSVFLVNGIKLTGRIESFDSYTVCLNAATGPQVIFKHSISTVSEDRGRPQNSERHERPDRRPRPGQKVP from the coding sequence ATGCCTGACACCGTCCCGAAGCCTGAGCACGAGTTCCTCAACGCGCTCCGCAAAGAACACAAGCGCGTCTCAGTTTTCCTGGTCAATGGAATAAAGCTGACAGGCCGCATCGAGTCCTTTGATTCGTACACGGTCTGTCTGAACGCGGCGACGGGCCCGCAGGTGATCTTCAAGCACTCCATCTCGACGGTCAGCGAGGACCGCGGTCGCCCTCAGAACTCTGAGCGCCACGAGCGCCCTGATCGGCGCCCACGCCCCGGGCAGAAGGTGCCATGA
- a CDS encoding TraI domain-containing protein, with protein MTIAHEAIAIEDLFATHHKRIELVRQCANESTEAEFARKWVSVLRRCASWFSSMPLTPELHCEPGGAFRATIESTFYAMRLAGAQKFAADLTSDKRRRLEPQYNYAVFLAAACSLLDEPFRHFEMIRLSDRSKWNPAAHGAFGAWLGGGQYTVERRAAPLKNERMRTAMFAQTVIAPDLLSGFDIGVLDDLFNAINPERSPQGYEPLVHKVVRQAMDVAVDFERKAQKAVFAPVKYDVPSAVHVALALEPQFVQSMTAAGSETSPNETHRQPAPESGDMAASTAPASTTPSAAARPSAAATNSADQQVSGVPPKLSQSLRDALERGQAPGDAAATNESSTRPTPAPQRPAAIDPAVAHTGRGTGSRTGPSDEELTEVLGPGAAMMKEFFKALAGDVASGKAKVTWEEKGLAVQKRLVGAYGMTSDTLVEQLKKRQLLMRAHGTDICIVERAGRLIMERPAA; from the coding sequence ATGACAATCGCTCACGAAGCTATCGCGATCGAAGACTTGTTCGCGACGCACCATAAGCGCATTGAGCTCGTTCGCCAGTGCGCCAATGAGAGCACGGAAGCGGAATTCGCACGGAAGTGGGTGTCCGTCTTGCGCCGCTGCGCTAGCTGGTTCTCCTCCATGCCGCTCACGCCGGAGCTGCACTGTGAGCCGGGCGGTGCTTTCCGGGCGACGATCGAGTCAACGTTTTATGCGATGCGGCTGGCCGGTGCGCAGAAGTTCGCCGCGGACCTCACGTCCGACAAGCGGCGGCGGCTCGAGCCGCAATACAACTATGCGGTCTTCCTGGCGGCTGCGTGTTCTCTGCTTGACGAGCCATTCCGTCATTTCGAGATGATTCGCCTGTCCGACCGGTCGAAGTGGAATCCGGCGGCACACGGCGCATTCGGCGCGTGGCTCGGCGGCGGCCAATACACGGTGGAACGGCGAGCAGCGCCGCTCAAGAACGAGCGGATGCGCACCGCGATGTTCGCCCAGACTGTCATCGCGCCGGATTTGCTCTCGGGGTTTGACATCGGGGTGCTTGACGACCTTTTCAACGCGATCAATCCTGAGCGCAGTCCGCAAGGTTACGAGCCGCTCGTTCATAAAGTGGTACGGCAGGCGATGGACGTTGCCGTGGACTTTGAGCGCAAAGCGCAGAAGGCGGTGTTTGCGCCGGTCAAATACGATGTTCCGTCCGCCGTGCATGTCGCCCTCGCGCTCGAGCCGCAGTTTGTTCAATCGATGACCGCGGCAGGCAGCGAGACGTCTCCGAACGAGACACATCGGCAGCCAGCGCCGGAATCCGGCGACATGGCGGCCTCAACTGCCCCGGCTTCGACAACGCCCAGCGCGGCCGCGAGGCCTAGCGCCGCCGCAACGAACTCGGCTGACCAGCAGGTCTCGGGAGTGCCGCCTAAATTGTCTCAGTCGCTGCGTGACGCGTTGGAGCGCGGCCAAGCACCGGGCGATGCAGCCGCAACGAATGAGTCCTCCACACGCCCGACCCCTGCGCCACAACGCCCGGCAGCGATCGATCCTGCGGTAGCTCATACCGGCCGTGGCACCGGCAGCCGAACCGGGCCGTCAGACGAGGAACTAACGGAGGTGCTGGGGCCGGGTGCCGCGATGATGAAAGAGTTCTTCAAGGCACTCGCGGGCGACGTCGCATCGGGAAAGGCGAAGGTCACCTGGGAAGAAAAAGGGCTTGCCGTGCAAAAGCGCCTCGTCGGCGCGTACGGCATGACGAGCGATACGCTCGTCGAGCAACTTAAGAAGCGGCAGCTACTCATGCGCGCTCATGGCACCGATATCTGCATCGTTGAGCGAGCAGGGCGTCTCATCATGGAGCGGCCAGCGGCATGA
- a CDS encoding DUF4400 domain-containing protein, translating to MASRFGSHLKIWFLLVPVLAIAVMPAVPDRKLFEVPDVETQSLVATVGQQKVDAAVSRANGIFRHAFVDTGLLHRTLNASGSVGGMNDGGFSSFADTWTENFWLLVYRIVFRALVMKLWIVGTILFAIGMFIDGTARRKIKASAAGFVSPLSFHLASHGLLLVFGTLLAVLVAPLPVLAGYWVAAAALLGALLWKAAESFQSAR from the coding sequence ATGGCTAGCCGCTTCGGTTCGCACCTGAAGATCTGGTTTCTCTTGGTCCCGGTGTTGGCAATCGCCGTGATGCCTGCGGTGCCCGACCGGAAGCTATTCGAGGTGCCGGACGTCGAGACTCAGTCGTTGGTGGCTACCGTTGGGCAGCAGAAGGTTGATGCCGCTGTGAGCCGGGCAAACGGAATATTTCGCCATGCGTTCGTTGATACAGGCCTGCTTCACCGGACATTGAATGCGTCGGGGAGCGTCGGCGGAATGAACGACGGAGGCTTTTCCAGCTTCGCGGATACGTGGACCGAGAATTTCTGGCTGCTCGTCTATCGAATCGTCTTTCGAGCGCTGGTGATGAAGCTGTGGATCGTGGGCACAATCCTTTTTGCGATCGGAATGTTCATCGATGGCACCGCTAGGCGAAAGATCAAAGCCTCGGCGGCGGGCTTCGTCAGCCCACTGTCTTTCCACCTCGCCAGCCACGGCCTCTTGCTGGTTTTCGGCACGCTATTGGCCGTGCTCGTTGCCCCGTTACCCGTGCTGGCGGGATACTGGGTCGCGGCCGCAGCGCTGCTAGGCGCACTACTGTGGAAAGCAGCGGAGTCGTTCCAATCTGCGCGGTAG
- a CDS encoding ATP-dependent helicase, producing MLAELNPQQREVAQLRQHCVAIACPGAGKTKTIATKAALLLQDSAATVGAVTFSKDAALELRERILAAAGESVKKRLIAGTFHSLAFKQLKRPGARALDIASDGDRLGMLIRVMQELGRDGKAEDLIPTIEKIKTNFGRCDPDTADGELYHAYQDALARNGKIDFQDMLRLAVEGMENGTIAPYAFTYLLVDEFQDTDPLQYRWIELHAKAGSIVTVVGDDDQSIYAFREALGYRGMESFIEAFDAKPVVLGSNYRCRAEILGAADRVIRNNVDRIAKVLRAEKGPGGSVLTSRHPDEYEEATAAVEVLGPLLAKGQSCAILARTNRILDPLESVCRSHGIKYYRASGASVLSRPEGALMCNLLEIVERIKDTGLDAVLAHLGLTAQHLRALHAEIGAELTQKGRAELVELGLPEDVATNYREFMKRLAEWQSLCDRKFYSLTLSGVAEWMLKYAKKDSAIRAIEATNEVLCRLSGSFAERLLFLRQDNNEPTPGALILTTMHSSKGLEWDHVWIARSEETIVPDAKSTEPEERRLFYVAMTRARESLMISGTSKNFESRFVVEAQLQQVAAAA from the coding sequence ATGCTGGCCGAACTCAATCCCCAGCAACGGGAAGTCGCCCAGTTGCGCCAGCATTGCGTGGCGATCGCCTGCCCGGGCGCGGGCAAGACGAAAACGATCGCCACGAAAGCGGCCCTGTTGCTGCAAGACAGCGCCGCGACGGTCGGCGCCGTCACTTTCTCCAAGGACGCCGCGCTCGAACTGCGGGAGCGCATCCTGGCGGCCGCCGGCGAATCCGTGAAGAAGCGCTTGATCGCGGGCACCTTCCATTCGCTCGCCTTCAAGCAACTGAAGCGCCCCGGTGCACGTGCGCTCGATATCGCCTCGGATGGTGACCGGCTCGGTATGCTCATCCGCGTGATGCAGGAACTCGGCCGCGACGGGAAGGCAGAAGACCTCATTCCAACGATCGAGAAGATCAAAACCAATTTCGGGCGGTGCGATCCGGACACTGCCGACGGCGAGCTGTACCACGCCTATCAGGACGCGCTTGCCCGCAACGGTAAGATTGATTTCCAGGACATGCTGCGCCTCGCCGTGGAGGGGATGGAAAACGGAACCATCGCCCCGTACGCGTTCACCTATCTGCTCGTTGACGAGTTTCAGGATACCGACCCGCTGCAATACAGGTGGATCGAGCTTCATGCAAAGGCCGGTTCGATCGTGACCGTCGTCGGCGACGATGACCAGAGCATCTACGCGTTTCGCGAGGCGCTGGGTTATCGCGGCATGGAATCGTTCATCGAAGCGTTTGACGCGAAGCCGGTCGTGCTCGGCAGCAACTATCGCTGTCGTGCCGAGATTCTCGGCGCGGCCGACCGAGTGATCCGCAATAACGTCGACCGGATTGCGAAGGTGCTGCGCGCCGAGAAGGGGCCGGGCGGGAGCGTCCTGACATCGCGGCACCCGGACGAGTACGAAGAAGCGACCGCTGCAGTCGAGGTGCTGGGGCCACTGCTCGCCAAAGGACAATCGTGCGCCATCCTTGCGCGCACCAACCGCATCCTTGATCCGCTCGAATCCGTCTGCCGCTCTCACGGCATCAAGTATTACCGCGCATCCGGCGCATCGGTGCTGAGCCGCCCCGAGGGCGCGCTCATGTGCAACCTGCTCGAGATTGTCGAGCGCATCAAGGACACCGGTCTTGACGCCGTTCTCGCACACCTGGGCCTGACCGCGCAGCATTTGCGCGCATTGCATGCCGAGATCGGCGCGGAACTGACGCAGAAGGGCCGCGCCGAGTTAGTCGAGCTGGGATTGCCCGAGGACGTCGCGACGAACTACCGTGAGTTCATGAAGCGGCTGGCGGAATGGCAAAGTTTGTGCGATCGGAAGTTTTATTCGCTGACGCTCTCAGGCGTCGCTGAATGGATGCTGAAGTACGCGAAGAAGGATTCTGCAATTCGCGCGATCGAGGCGACGAATGAAGTCCTCTGTCGCTTGTCGGGCAGCTTCGCTGAGCGGCTTCTTTTCCTGCGTCAGGATAACAACGAGCCGACGCCCGGCGCGCTCATCCTCACAACGATGCACAGCTCCAAAGGGCTGGAGTGGGATCACGTGTGGATCGCGCGCAGCGAAGAGACGATCGTCCCTGATGCGAAGTCGACGGAGCCGGAGGAACGTCGTCTGTTCTATGTCGCGATGACGCGCGCACGTGAATCCCTGATGATCTCGGGCACGTCCAAAAATTTCGAGTCTCGTTTTGTCGTCGAAGCTCAACTTCAGCAAGTAGCGGCGGCGGCCTAA
- a CDS encoding polymer-forming cytoskeletal protein — protein MKTELNITLIARGCAITGDMVVDHGISSFGLLDGGIISTQGLLHIGEGGLVKGSAQGEHVRIDGRVDGDVHARGSLEINGQVSGDIFYCGTIRLGPRASLNGTLKRVARMLTIEADSTPDEGPIAGPRLDDTKGQERTESNVTEISRAIA, from the coding sequence ATGAAAACCGAACTCAACATCACGCTTATCGCGCGCGGCTGCGCCATCACCGGCGACATGGTCGTGGATCACGGCATTTCGTCTTTCGGCCTGCTCGACGGCGGCATCATCTCCACGCAGGGTCTGCTGCACATCGGCGAAGGCGGCCTCGTTAAGGGCAGCGCACAGGGCGAGCACGTTCGCATTGACGGGCGCGTTGACGGCGATGTGCACGCGCGTGGCTCGCTGGAAATCAACGGCCAAGTCTCGGGTGACATCTTCTACTGCGGCACGATCCGCCTCGGTCCGCGTGCGTCGCTCAACGGCACGCTCAAGCGCGTCGCCAGAATGCTGACGATTGAGGCCGATTCGACGCCGGACGAAGGGCCTATCGCCGGTCCGCGTTTGGACGACACGAAGGGCCAGGAACGCACGGAATCGAACGTGACGGAGATCTCGCGCGCCATCGCCTGA
- a CDS encoding ATPase has product MSTVVEPGSEEKVALSALEQGTVDAPLTTDGADDGELERELTQMEADADRLQKEGVISSDDAQMKRAEVAKTRKLFRDLPAAERIAIIKRRREIGRQLLDRQLSGAAVVTARVRLNHTRLKPLFEQWWPYINRMSINMQRFGRSTFGESDKEVVNSALEKLLAGIESYVDEQLRVAEGFRQQKEAELRANKEFVFEPTIPMPAMDIEVEAYSRFSMRVLSAIMKFDRTMDHFDFMVWNGIRDQSDVDDEAVNFLKRFNPLGIRGYMTHLKLMTTVRGN; this is encoded by the coding sequence ATGAGCACGGTTGTCGAACCCGGCAGTGAAGAGAAAGTCGCGCTGAGCGCACTTGAACAAGGTACGGTCGACGCGCCGCTCACGACCGACGGCGCGGACGACGGAGAGCTTGAGCGCGAGTTGACGCAGATGGAGGCGGATGCGGATCGCCTCCAGAAGGAAGGCGTGATCTCGTCCGACGACGCGCAGATGAAGCGCGCGGAAGTGGCGAAGACGCGCAAGCTGTTTCGCGACTTGCCTGCGGCCGAGCGTATTGCGATCATCAAGCGCCGCCGTGAGATCGGCCGTCAGTTGTTGGACCGCCAGCTTTCCGGCGCAGCAGTCGTGACCGCCCGTGTGCGGCTGAACCATACCCGCCTGAAGCCGCTGTTCGAGCAGTGGTGGCCGTACATCAACCGCATGAGCATCAACATGCAGCGTTTCGGCCGCTCGACGTTCGGCGAGAGCGACAAGGAAGTGGTCAACAGTGCGCTCGAAAAGCTGCTCGCAGGCATCGAGAGCTACGTGGACGAGCAACTGCGCGTCGCCGAAGGCTTCCGGCAGCAGAAGGAAGCGGAGCTTCGCGCCAACAAGGAATTCGTGTTCGAGCCCACCATTCCGATGCCCGCAATGGACATCGAGGTCGAGGCGTACTCGCGCTTCTCGATGCGCGTGCTGAGCGCCATCATGAAGTTCGACCGCACGATGGATCACTTCGACTTCATGGTCTGGAACGGCATCCGCGACCAGTCCGACGTGGACGACGAGGCAGTCAACTTCCTCAAGCGCTTCAATCCGCTCGGCATTCGCGGGTACATGACGCACCTGAAGCTGATGACGACGGTCCGCGGCAACTAA
- a CDS encoding type IV secretion system protein, giving the protein MRSLLVFLAVICCIGFTSSRAMAQAAPAVPASSTSSAALLASQAGDFSKGASSAAQQIHVLLGNVVTTAVDASSNVMSEANKFAWGLGVISLVLVGVRFAGTHHPISAWVDLFEEVAVLGIFVALYLGYTSSAAGFWTWFEQLAAHISDSDNGSVGSQMASLAGTIIDALTAKLKTVKLWDIPALLTDVIVLAFAGMLMVLASIIFVYYTAIGQIQAAVGIVLGPIAIALGFSSYTRSYFKKWLDWMISAGMYTVVVAVLIKLVGTSISDAVSKATHVGGSTTVNGAYVFDLAVFVLLLSFEIPKLATIFGGGATATGTGALKLASKFIP; this is encoded by the coding sequence ATGAGGTCGCTCCTCGTCTTTCTGGCGGTGATCTGCTGCATCGGCTTTACTTCTAGCCGCGCAATGGCGCAAGCGGCCCCCGCTGTGCCGGCGTCGTCGACTAGCTCGGCTGCACTGCTGGCAAGCCAGGCGGGCGACTTTAGCAAGGGGGCAAGCAGCGCCGCACAGCAGATCCATGTCCTGCTCGGCAACGTCGTCACGACGGCAGTGGATGCAAGTTCCAACGTGATGAGCGAGGCCAACAAGTTCGCGTGGGGCCTGGGCGTTATCTCGCTAGTTCTCGTCGGAGTGAGGTTCGCCGGAACCCACCATCCGATTTCCGCTTGGGTCGACCTGTTCGAGGAAGTGGCTGTCCTCGGCATCTTCGTCGCCTTGTACCTTGGCTACACGTCGTCGGCGGCTGGCTTTTGGACGTGGTTTGAGCAGTTGGCGGCACATATCAGCGATTCCGACAACGGGTCGGTGGGCTCCCAGATGGCCTCTCTAGCGGGGACCATCATCGACGCGCTCACGGCGAAGCTAAAGACGGTCAAGCTGTGGGACATTCCTGCGCTGTTGACCGATGTCATCGTTCTCGCCTTCGCGGGGATGCTCATGGTTCTCGCATCAATCATATTCGTTTATTACACCGCGATTGGCCAGATTCAGGCCGCCGTCGGTATCGTCCTTGGCCCGATTGCGATTGCGCTCGGCTTCTCGTCGTACACGCGCAGCTATTTTAAGAAGTGGCTCGATTGGATGATCAGCGCGGGGATGTACACCGTTGTGGTGGCCGTCCTGATAAAGCTTGTCGGGACGTCCATTTCAGACGCGGTGAGCAAGGCGACCCACGTAGGCGGATCTACCACCGTCAACGGGGCGTATGTCTTCGACCTGGCGGTGTTCGTGCTGCTGCTGTCCTTCGAGATTCCGAAGCTGGCAACGATCTTCGGTGGCGGTGCGACGGCGACCGGTACTGGCGCTTTGAAGCTGGCGAGCAAATTCATTCCATGA
- the traD gene encoding conjugative transfer system coupling protein TraD (Members of this protein family are the putative conjugative coupling factor, TraD, as the term is used for the SXT and TOL plasmid systems.), giving the protein MSYVNHFRPIYEFRPFVVWPVVIVGILVSGMPYGWAFALAGVLLLSIRALQIWKALSFRMAISTKWLSKIHIDKLLATQKTMRQKADSMYLGTGYEWTQKHTQIAHEILRMPVTDIPSLPKWLPKTEIGRTVEARIERLFGPSDSIRDRMPQGSSWIHGMEPQKVKVPFHYKAMGGHTLVAGTTGAGKTRTYEVISTQVIHNPKDVLIIVDPKNDDEWKKRVEKECARTGRKFLYFNQAKPHESIRLNPLENWSQPSEIPSRIAQLMEEGQFRDFAFLFIDRAVKGELYVGDKPNLRSILKYAQSGISNLLERGLRRFFIENGLTDWEELTVTATVKDAQRRNDASMVDGMVKLYLDRFAAHDRGHETIDGLIATHTHDREHYMKIIASALPLLQMLATGETGLMLAPKADDFEDEREIWDIDKIIKQKAVLYMGLDSLSNNIVQKAIASMALSDVAAVCGAIYNFYAEKPDVVLIIDEIAEAINEQVIQILNKGRGAGFKAFVAFQARADLEAKLGNAAKMLQVLGNLNNQIVLRLEDSDTAKWFSDKVGETAIRVVNVSNSLNTTTEAHALEFSGSQSRSLQLEKVPLIPVRLLHSLPNLQYFMRISGGAVYQGRIPIIEG; this is encoded by the coding sequence ATGAGCTACGTCAACCACTTCCGACCCATCTACGAGTTCAGGCCATTCGTCGTCTGGCCGGTGGTCATCGTTGGAATCCTAGTCTCGGGGATGCCGTACGGCTGGGCATTCGCTCTGGCGGGTGTGCTGCTGCTTTCGATACGCGCACTGCAAATCTGGAAGGCGCTGAGCTTTCGAATGGCGATTTCCACGAAGTGGCTCAGCAAGATCCATATCGACAAGCTGCTCGCCACGCAGAAGACGATGCGGCAAAAAGCGGACTCGATGTACTTGGGCACGGGCTACGAATGGACGCAGAAGCATACGCAGATCGCCCACGAGATTCTTCGCATGCCGGTGACGGATATTCCGTCGTTGCCCAAGTGGCTGCCCAAAACCGAGATCGGTCGGACCGTCGAGGCGCGCATTGAACGGCTGTTCGGACCGAGCGACAGCATCCGGGATCGCATGCCCCAGGGATCATCGTGGATCCACGGCATGGAGCCGCAGAAGGTGAAGGTGCCGTTTCACTACAAGGCAATGGGCGGTCACACGCTCGTGGCCGGTACAACGGGCGCGGGCAAGACCCGGACGTATGAAGTCATTTCCACGCAGGTGATCCATAACCCCAAAGACGTTCTTATCATCGTCGACCCCAAAAACGACGACGAGTGGAAAAAGCGCGTCGAGAAGGAGTGCGCCCGCACCGGCCGCAAGTTCCTCTACTTCAATCAGGCCAAACCGCACGAGTCGATTCGCCTGAACCCGCTGGAAAACTGGTCGCAGCCGTCTGAAATTCCGTCGCGGATTGCGCAGTTGATGGAGGAAGGCCAGTTCCGGGATTTCGCGTTTCTGTTCATCGACCGCGCCGTGAAGGGCGAGCTGTACGTCGGCGACAAGCCCAACCTCCGATCGATTCTCAAGTACGCGCAGTCGGGGATTTCCAACCTTCTGGAGCGCGGGCTGCGTCGCTTCTTCATCGAAAACGGGCTGACGGACTGGGAAGAGTTGACAGTCACGGCGACGGTCAAAGACGCTCAGCGTCGCAACGACGCGTCAATGGTCGACGGGATGGTCAAGCTCTATCTCGACCGGTTTGCCGCTCACGATCGCGGGCACGAGACGATCGACGGATTGATCGCGACGCACACCCACGACCGCGAGCACTATATGAAAATCATCGCCTCGGCGCTGCCGCTGCTGCAGATGCTGGCGACTGGGGAAACCGGGTTGATGCTCGCACCGAAGGCAGATGACTTCGAGGACGAGCGTGAAATATGGGACATCGACAAGATCATCAAGCAGAAGGCGGTCCTCTACATGGGCCTGGATTCCCTGTCGAACAACATCGTGCAGAAAGCGATCGCCTCAATGGCGCTGTCTGACGTCGCGGCGGTGTGCGGTGCGATCTACAACTTCTACGCGGAGAAGCCCGACGTCGTGCTTATCATCGACGAGATCGCCGAGGCCATCAACGAGCAGGTGATTCAGATCCTCAACAAGGGACGCGGGGCCGGGTTCAAGGCGTTTGTCGCTTTTCAGGCGCGCGCCGACCTAGAAGCAAAACTCGGAAACGCAGCAAAAATGCTGCAGGTTTTGGGTAACCTGAACAACCAGATTGTCCTCAGACTGGAGGACTCAGATACTGCTAAGTGGTTCTCCGACAAGGTCGGCGAAACCGCGATCCGCGTGGTGAACGTCTCGAACAGCTTGAACACGACTACAGAGGCGCATGCACTGGAATTCAGCGGCTCGCAATCGCGCTCGCTTCAGCTTGAGAAGGTGCCATTGATCCCGGTTCGCCTCCTCCATAGCTTGCCGAACTTGCAGTACTTCATGCGCATCTCGGGAGGTGCCGTGTATCAGGGTCGAATTCCCATCATCGAAGGCTAA
- a CDS encoding type VI secretion protein, which translates to MMKKLLRCVAATGVLTIGLVQQTYANMPVFDASNFIQNTMTAAAAVKGEVYQDSNLVYQYQMMLNQLKQATNLDPAAMLAQFKSITGDISSLSKYTDALKDLYGGLQSNAEYANKVQALITQSGKTADQWFTDQNTLLQNNDKTAKQLFQQGNDVISHVSTLAKRRQEIQDQLNMSPTMQATAQLTTHMLDIISSQNSDLLTMMAAKQRNDAVKDSAAVADQKANNASQAAIKAQQDRERAAFDAQIGSSKVLGQ; encoded by the coding sequence ATGATGAAAAAATTGCTCCGCTGCGTCGCCGCAACCGGTGTGTTGACGATTGGTCTCGTCCAGCAGACCTACGCAAACATGCCTGTGTTCGACGCATCCAACTTCATTCAAAACACCATGACGGCAGCGGCCGCCGTGAAGGGTGAGGTTTATCAGGATTCAAATCTGGTCTATCAGTACCAGATGATGCTTAACCAGCTCAAGCAGGCGACCAACCTCGATCCGGCCGCGATGCTTGCGCAGTTCAAAAGCATCACAGGCGACATCTCGAGCCTGAGCAAGTACACCGACGCTTTGAAGGATCTTTACGGTGGCCTGCAGAGCAACGCCGAGTACGCGAACAAGGTGCAGGCGTTGATCACGCAATCGGGAAAGACCGCCGACCAGTGGTTCACGGACCAAAACACGCTACTGCAGAACAACGACAAGACGGCGAAGCAACTTTTCCAACAGGGCAACGACGTCATCTCGCATGTGAGCACGCTCGCCAAGCGCCGGCAGGAGATTCAGGACCAACTGAACATGTCGCCGACGATGCAGGCCACCGCTCAGTTGACCACGCACATGCTGGACATCATCTCCAGTCAGAACAGCGACCTTCTGACGATGATGGCGGCCAAGCAACGCAACGACGCTGTCAAAGACTCGGCGGCAGTCGCCGATCAGAAGGCGAACAACGCGAGTCAGGCGGCCATCAAGGCGCAACAGGACAGGGAACGCGCTGCATTCGACGCGCAAATCGGATCTTCGAAGGTGCTGGGGCAATGA